The following coding sequences lie in one Palaemon carinicauda isolate YSFRI2023 chromosome 7, ASM3689809v2, whole genome shotgun sequence genomic window:
- the LOC137644312 gene encoding uncharacterized protein, which translates to MYHNVLNRVRSSAGETEGFEVRVGLHQGSALRPFIFNIMIDILIEDVREAVPWNILYADDIVLWAENMEDLEMRLERCRQVLEDREMRIIRTKTEYMCTNSEGDDREKYSA; encoded by the coding sequence atgtaccataATGTATTAaatagagtgaggagcagtgctggggagacagagggttttgaggtgagagtaggattacaccaagggtcggctctgagaccatttatctttaacataatgATTGACATTTTAATAGAAGatgtaagggaggcagtaccatggaacatattgtatgcagatgatattgttctgtgggCAGAGAACATGGAAGATCTGGAAATGAGATTGGAAAGATgtaggcaagtactggaggacagagaaATGAGAATAATTAgaactaagacagaatatatgtgtaccaacagcgagggggatgatagagaaaagtattcagcttag